The genomic window CAGTGAAGAGTTCACTAGACATAGAGCCTTGAGGGTGCCCCATTCGAGGGTGCCCCATCCTTTCACGGTTTTCGAAAGGGTGGAGTTATCCGTTTGGGTTCACAACCCAAAGGTCACGCACCAGGCCGCAAAACGGCTAGCGTGCCAAAACCGTTTCCTTTCGGCACAGAGCCTCAACCTGCAACGCAACCGCCATGGCCACACGCGGTTACGCCTGTGCCCAAAGGTCGCTGAGAGGGGTTTCATACGTTAGAAGCTGAATCGGGCCTGAAACCAGAGTTCTGAAATCGTCCCCTAGGGCGCGCCATCTCACCTCCACATCCATCATTAGGAATGGTTCGCCTGCTCCTTCGTCGGGTCCTTCGACGGGAAGCCGTACAGTGGCAAATCCACCCTTGATAGACGGGTGCTATCGGACGCATAATCGCGCACCGACACTTAGCTGAGTGACGAGTGGGGCACGTCATGGGCAGTCGCCAATCGCCCCGCCTGCCCTTAGAATCCCGAGGTGCGTCGTATCTTCATCGCGACCTCCAGCGCGGGGAAACTTCGAGACTTTGCCGCTGCGGCCGGCGAGATCGAGGTCCAACCCCTGCCTGGTGTTGATTCCCTTCCCTCCGCCACCGAGGACGGCGCCACCTTCGAGGAGAACGCCCGCAAGAAGGCGGAGCACTACAGCCGCCTGGCGCCCGGGAAGCTGGTGCTGGCCGACGACTCCGGGCTGGAGGTGGCCGCACTCGCCGGCGCTCCCGGCGTGCGCTCAGCGCGTTACGCCGCCGATGAATCCGCGACCCTGCCAGCGGACGAGGCCAACAATGCCCGCCTGCTGCGTGAGCTTCAGAACGTCCCGGAGGAGCGGCGCGCGGCCCGCTTCGTCTGTGTGATCGCTGCGGCCCACGACGGCCAGACACTCGCCGCCTTTCGCGGCGAAGCCGCCGGCGTCATCGCTCGGGCGCCCCGTGGCGCCGGAGGGTTCGGCTACGACCCGCTCTTTTATTTTCCCGGGCTGGGCAAGACCTTCGCGGAACTCGCGCCCGCAGAAAAAGCCGCGGTCAGTCACCGCGGCGCGGCGTTCAGAAGATTTCTGGAGTGGTGCCGGCTGAATCCTGACTGCTAATTGCTGCCCGCTTACTTAAAGCATTTGGCCAGCGCTCCCGCGATGCCCACAAGCTTTTGCAGGTCGGCGGGAGTGAAGTCGAGCCCGGCCGCGGGCGCCGACGCTCCCTTGCGGCAGATCTGCACCACGCCCAGCGCCCCCGCCGGCCCCATCACCGGCACCGACATCAGCTTCTGGATCATGTGCATGTGCTTCTCCGCCGGCTTTTCCCCGGGGATGTGCTTGGGGACGCTGCCCAGCTCCACCGCCTCGAAGACGCTGGCGTGCTTGGACTGGGCGAAGTTGTTGATGATCTCGGCGCGCTTGCTGGTCGCCGTCCGCGCCGCCACCGAGTTGGTGGTGTTCAGAGGGATGCTTCCCACGTTCTGCAGCTTCGAGGGATATACGAACATCAGGCTCGCCTTCTCCATCCGCATGATGCCCACTTCGTCGCCCTGCACGCCGAAAGTCTTGGCGAGCTCCGCTCCGATCCGATCCCCGTTCTTGGGGCTGAGTCCTTCCCCCTCGCAATCGGTGGCGATTTGCGCGAATGCCAGTATGGGTGTAGCCATCGTCCGCGTCTCCTGGGCTAAACCGCTCATTATATCCGCCACGCCCGGACGCACAAGCCTTTAGGCGGGGATTTCCGGAAAAAGGCGTGCCCCGTTCCCGGAGTGGTCCATCGCTTCCTTGACTTGAGTGCGAGCGGGAAAAGATAATCGCGGGTTGGCAGCTCACCCTGAAAACCTGAGGAACTCAGCCGGCATGACTCTTGCTGCTTCCCCCGCGGCTCCAAAAGTCCGCTCCGGCGTGGCGCCCCTGCGGGCCGGCCAGGGACGCTCCTTCCTCCTCCGCCGCCTGCATTCCCTCAGCGGCATCGTTCCCGTCGGCGCCTTCCTGGTGGAACACTTCATCTCCAACGCCTTCGCCACCAACGGCCCTCAGGCCTACGGCAACCAGGTCAAGTTCCTCACTGGACTTCCCTTCACTCACTTGCTGGAGATCTTCGGCATCTACATTCCCCTTCTTTTTCACGCCCTCTACGGCTTCTACATCTGGTACCGCGGCGAATCGAACGTGGCGGAGTATCCCTGGACCGGCAACCGGATGTACACCGCGCAGCGCTGGACCGGCGCCGTCGCCTTCGCCTACATACTGTTCCACACCTGGGAGATGCGCTT from Terriglobales bacterium includes these protein-coding regions:
- the rdgB gene encoding RdgB/HAM1 family non-canonical purine NTP pyrophosphatase, with translation MRRIFIATSSAGKLRDFAAAAGEIEVQPLPGVDSLPSATEDGATFEENARKKAEHYSRLAPGKLVLADDSGLEVAALAGAPGVRSARYAADESATLPADEANNARLLRELQNVPEERRAARFVCVIAAAHDGQTLAAFRGEAAGVIARAPRGAGGFGYDPLFYFPGLGKTFAELAPAEKAAVSHRGAAFRRFLEWCRLNPDC
- a CDS encoding succinate dehydrogenase, which gives rise to MTLAASPAAPKVRSGVAPLRAGQGRSFLLRRLHSLSGIVPVGAFLVEHFISNAFATNGPQAYGNQVKFLTGLPFTHLLEIFGIYIPLLFHALYGFYIWYRGESNVAEYPWTGNRMYTAQRWTGAVAFAYILFHTWEMRFTGVSLFENPDAAFAKVQHSFQNPWVVAFYVVGVVAASWHFAYGLWLFAAKWGITVGEKARRHFGVVCFGIALLFISVGLYTVRSFFRWPMQPIEKPAAQAIEKVPAR